In the Sphingomonas sp. LM7 genome, one interval contains:
- a CDS encoding DUF1674 domain-containing protein produces MGQRPSHVKPPKYLTESPPVPKPAPAVPAKDPLDPTRYGDWERKGVAIDF; encoded by the coding sequence ATGGGCCAGCGCCCGAGCCATGTGAAGCCCCCGAAATACCTTACGGAGAGCCCGCCGGTCCCCAAACCCGCGCCGGCTGTCCCGGCAAAGGACCCGCTCGACCCGACGCGCTACGGCGACTGGGAGCGCAAGGGCGTCGCGATCGACTTCTAG
- a CDS encoding DUF1697 domain-containing protein: MKRWAALLKGVNVGGNRKLPMAELRVLVEALGYINTKTLLASGNIVFDAPDTAAEIVAKLESALAGHGCKTEVILRDLNEIDAAIAANPYPDAAADHPSHLLVVFHRDPFPTGLIDKVAEIHTGPEQLHAEGRELFIDYPENIGESKLDRALAKLKFPALATARNWNTVGKLRAMLAA; this comes from the coding sequence GTGAAGCGCTGGGCGGCCCTGCTCAAGGGCGTCAATGTCGGCGGCAACCGCAAGCTGCCGATGGCCGAGCTGCGGGTGCTGGTCGAAGCGCTCGGCTACATCAACACGAAGACGCTGCTCGCCTCGGGCAACATCGTGTTCGACGCGCCGGACACCGCCGCCGAGATCGTGGCGAAGCTGGAGTCCGCCCTCGCCGGCCATGGCTGCAAGACCGAAGTGATCCTCCGCGACCTGAACGAGATCGACGCAGCGATCGCCGCCAATCCCTATCCCGACGCCGCCGCCGATCATCCGAGCCATTTGCTGGTGGTATTCCACCGCGACCCCTTCCCGACGGGGTTGATCGACAAGGTGGCGGAAATCCACACCGGCCCCGAGCAACTTCACGCCGAAGGCCGCGAACTGTTCATCGACTATCCCGAGAATATCGGCGAATCGAAGCTCGATCGTGCGTTGGCGAAGCTCAAATTCCCTGCACTCGCCACGGCGCGCAATTGGAATACGGTCGGCAAGCTGCGGGCGATGCTCGCCGCCTAG
- the rpe gene encoding ribulose-phosphate 3-epimerase produces MSAVRIAPSILSADFARLGEEIRAIDAAGADWIHVDVMDGHFVPNITIGPAVIKALRPHTAKPFDVHLMIAPVDPMLAAFADAGADTISVHPESGPHLHRTLQTIKALGKRAGVVLNPATPVNVVDHVMDMLDLILVMSVNPGFGGQKFIESQLPKITELRQRITASGRAIDLEVDGGVDRDTAPRVIAAGADALVAGTATFTGGPDRYAANIAALRGG; encoded by the coding sequence ATGTCCGCCGTCCGCATCGCCCCCTCGATCCTCTCCGCCGACTTTGCCCGCCTGGGCGAGGAAATCCGCGCGATCGACGCGGCGGGCGCCGACTGGATCCATGTCGATGTCATGGACGGCCATTTCGTGCCGAACATCACGATCGGGCCGGCAGTGATCAAGGCGCTGCGGCCGCATACTGCCAAGCCGTTCGACGTCCATCTGATGATCGCGCCGGTCGATCCGATGCTCGCCGCCTTCGCCGATGCGGGCGCCGACACCATTTCGGTGCATCCTGAATCGGGCCCGCACCTTCATCGCACGCTCCAGACGATCAAGGCGCTGGGCAAGCGCGCCGGCGTGGTGCTGAACCCGGCGACGCCGGTGAACGTTGTCGATCATGTGATGGACATGCTCGATCTGATCCTGGTGATGAGCGTCAATCCCGGTTTCGGCGGGCAGAAGTTCATCGAGAGCCAGCTCCCCAAGATCACCGAGCTTCGCCAGCGGATTACGGCGTCGGGCCGCGCGATCGATCTCGAAGTCGATGGCGGAGTTGATCGCGACACTGCGCCGCGAGTGATCGCCGCGGGCGCCGATGCGCTGGTCGCGGGCACCGCCACCTTCACCGGTGGGCCCGATCGCTACGCCGCCAACATCGCTGCGCTACGAGGCGGATGA
- a CDS encoding RsmB/NOP family class I SAM-dependent RNA methyltransferase, with product MNKTPNRPRRPSGQEPDGPGVPARRAALKLLDAVLRRGLALEQALDSAASGLAPNDRGLAHAIAAETLRRLPDLDALIDSATQRPLPDDAKARFALRIGLVQALVLGTPGHAAISTVLPLVDGGPRKLVHGVFGTLVRQGATLPEPPTLPDPVALRWHAAWGDQMIEDAERAIAVPPPLDLTLRDSARAPDLAGTILLPGHLRLDEKAAVPTLEGYAEGDWWVQDLAASIPARLIGNGSGTALDLCAAPGGKTLQLAAAGWQVTAVDVSESRLARLHENLERTGLEAKVVAADLLEWQPSELADAVLLDAPCSATGIFRRHPDVLHRVRPSLIAEMAALQTRLLARAAQWVTPGGTLVFSTCSLEPQEGEAQLDRFLGSHSGFEIVPITPDELPQGITPREDGTLRLLPGALIEAGGLDGFFIARLRRS from the coding sequence ATGAACAAAACTCCCAATCGTCCCCGCCGCCCTAGCGGTCAAGAGCCCGATGGCCCCGGCGTCCCCGCGCGCCGCGCCGCACTGAAACTGCTCGATGCCGTACTGCGCCGCGGCCTCGCGCTCGAACAGGCACTCGATTCGGCGGCCTCCGGGCTTGCGCCCAATGATCGCGGCCTTGCTCACGCTATCGCCGCCGAGACGCTGCGCCGCCTTCCCGATCTCGATGCGCTGATCGATTCGGCGACTCAGCGCCCGCTTCCCGACGACGCCAAGGCGCGTTTCGCGCTGCGCATCGGGCTGGTCCAGGCGCTCGTTCTCGGCACGCCGGGTCACGCCGCGATCTCTACCGTGCTGCCGCTGGTCGATGGCGGCCCTCGTAAACTCGTCCATGGCGTTTTCGGCACGTTGGTCCGCCAGGGCGCGACGCTTCCCGAGCCGCCGACGCTGCCCGATCCGGTCGCGCTACGCTGGCACGCCGCCTGGGGCGACCAGATGATCGAGGATGCCGAGCGCGCGATCGCCGTGCCGCCGCCGCTCGACCTGACGCTACGCGACTCCGCCCGCGCGCCGGATCTTGCCGGCACGATCCTGCTCCCCGGCCATCTCCGCCTCGACGAGAAGGCGGCCGTCCCTACGCTCGAAGGCTATGCCGAGGGCGACTGGTGGGTGCAGGACCTCGCTGCGTCGATCCCCGCACGGCTGATCGGCAACGGCAGCGGCACTGCGCTCGACCTCTGCGCCGCGCCCGGCGGCAAGACGCTCCAGCTCGCCGCCGCGGGCTGGCAAGTGACCGCCGTCGATGTCTCGGAAAGTCGTCTGGCGCGACTTCATGAGAACCTCGAACGCACCGGCCTGGAGGCGAAGGTTGTCGCCGCCGATCTCCTCGAATGGCAGCCATCCGAGCTCGCTGACGCGGTGCTGCTCGACGCGCCGTGCAGCGCCACCGGCATCTTCCGCCGCCATCCCGATGTGCTCCACCGCGTTCGTCCCTCGCTGATCGCCGAGATGGCAGCGCTCCAGACGCGCCTGCTCGCCCGCGCCGCGCAATGGGTGACGCCGGGCGGTACGCTCGTCTTCTCGACCTGCTCGCTCGAACCGCAGGAAGGCGAAGCACAGCTCGATCGCTTCCTCGGAAGCCATTCAGGGTTCGAGATCGTGCCGATTACGCCCGACGAACTCCCGCAGGGCATCACCCCGCGCGAGGACGGCACGCTGCGTCTCCTGCCGGGCGCGCTCATCGAAGCGGGCGGCCTCGACGGCTTCTTCATCGCGCGGCTGCGGCGTTCCTGA